CAGCTGAAGAACAAGAATTTTCTGGCGATGGGGAAGATGTAATGAGACCTCCGCTTAGTCaggtgaaaaagaaaaaaaagctgaACGCAGCTGATGAAGAATTTCTCGCcatcataaacaaaaatttaacatcTAGAAATCAGCCACAGACATCAAACCAAATGGAGTCAGATGATGACAAATTATTCTGCATGTCATTACACAAGGAGCTTATTAAAATACCAAAGGAAAACAGACTTCAAACcaaaattgaattaatgaaaGTGCTTCAAGCTCAACAAACCATGTATGATAAACCTTCAGCTGTTCGATCTGCCTACCAACCTTCTACACAATATCATTACCAAGTAGGGCTAACACAACGTGGACAGAGAGATTATTTTGAAGAAACAGGATATAACACAACAGAATCTTTAACATCTTCGTTGTCCCCTGCAACTTATAATCGAGGTTATTTCACTACGCCACGGAATACTCTCGCCCAAAACACTCTTCCAACAACACCATCACCGGCATCTACACAAGATTCGCAAGAATCTGAATTAATGGAgctatacaataattaattaaggttAAATAACCTACTAGTTTGttagaatgttttttaatgattcataattttttgttaaattgattCTTTCTTACGTCAAAAGTACAAAAGTTaggttgatattaaaataattaaaagtattaagtacctctaaattacaaaactattattcatacattttataataaaacaataaaaattatcactTACCTTAAAGTAATCACGAGTTTTTCTTCTGCAGAAACAGTATCCCGTACCACATAATTTTGACATGGAGTTAAATCTTCTTGAATAATTTCCAGTAAATCATCAAAAGATGTTATTGACATTCGAAAGTAGTTGAAAAATTTTTCGCTGTGTTCTCTGAGCTTTGGATATAATGTTATGAACATACTATGCGTCATTCTGTCACGTAGAATTGGATGCACGTTAAATCGTCGACTTTCTCTTCGTTTACGACGTTTCCATCGACAGTATGCAAGCCACAACACAACCGCTGTGTCCGAGTCCATGTTTATAACTGAATGCCTCCCAGCGTAGGAACGCGCGTAACACGTGATATCTGGACGCAATATAAATTGAAACGCCTCATCTGGACAGGCTCTAACAGCGGGAGGGTGTTATTTACAAAGTAGACAGATCTGACTACGGGACACCTACAGTCCCGGTTGTCAAATCAAATGGTTCGATTCGTATTTGTGGTGATTATAAAATCACTTTAAATCCGCGTCTTAAAGATTTTCATTACCCGCTGCCTCGGATCGAGGACCTATTCGCCGCACTGGGTGGAGGTGAGTAGTACACTAAGCTCGATCTGTCTAATGCTTTTCAGCAGTGTGTTCTAGAAGACGAATCACAACCGATGACGGCAATCACGACTCACATGGGCACTTTTGTTTATAGGCGCGTTCCTTTTGGCATCAAATGTATACCTgaaaattttcagaaaattatGGAAGAAACGTTGAGCGGATTGCCCTCAACGGCAGTATTTGCTGACGATATTTGTGTAACGGGTAAAGATAAAAGTAcacatttaagtaatttaaaggcGGTGTTACAACGACTGAAAGAAAATGGTTTAAGAATAAATTGGtctaaatgtaaattttttaaagacAGCGTTACTTATTTGGgctataaaatagataaattcgGTTTGCATACAgacgataaaaaaattgaagctATTGTTGCAGCACCGCCTCCAACTAATGTATCAcaattaaaaagtttcatgggcttagttaacttttatgcaaagttttgtaaaaatatgagtgatattttaaatccgATGtataaccttttaaaaaaaaatgtaaagtggAATTGGGATGAAAAGTGTATGAACGCctttattaagataaaaaaggTATTGAGTAGTTCCCCGGTGCTGGCGCATTACGACCCGAACCTGCCGCTCATACTGGCGGTCGACAGTAGCCCGTACGGCTTGGGCGCAGTGCTGCTGCAGCGCGGCGCGGACGGCGCCGAGCGGCCGGTGTGCTGCGCGTCCCGCACGCTCGCGCCCGCGGAGCGCAACTATGCGCAAATAGATAAGGAAGCGCTCGCCATTGTGTTCGGTGTGACGAAACACCACCAGTACCTATACGGGCGGCATTTCATTTTGCGCAGCGATCACCGCGCTCTGAGTTACATATTTGGGAAGAATCgggtagtgttgcccaaattcagtcttggtcttgcagtcttggtcttgttcttgcgtttttgcaagaccaagaccaagaacaagaccgcgtatttttagcaagaccaagaccaagactgaccgtgcaagacttgagcaagaacaagacatagcctgcaagactcttgcgtcttgcagctaggacttagcgctatttcacggagtagttaggtgtaacagttcggtgtataggtaggtaggtacgcttaggaattctatgagacgcaaaaaactatatcaaagaatatgaaaaactggacctatgcgcattacgactaataccataaacatagcgaataaaaaaatatctattaaaatcaaactgagtgcatgcatagttatgttttaaccatcggcactttgataatgcggcggcaggttttgtacttacttctcaaagaaatttgccgcttttcggaagtacatggttatgatacacgcgccggcggcttcttttgaaatctaaaacaatcgttgccgccgcgccgaaatcataacatttgacactattcatgcaaaataatttcgaattttaagagtaggtacctacaggtgttccaaagaataaataagtttcagagtgcttagaatgaaaatgaatacattatactgattacgcaagtagtattatgattaggataaaatggtgaggataggtagtagatgtcataataattcattctagtaagtaattataatattgattacttatatggttttaaactaattacttaggtactattattgtacatttagtcattatatttcttaagtttttacaagaaaaaatagcaaaaaagtgttcgaatatctctgagagagatgatgagagtaagtatttactagctgtgcccgcgacttcgtccacgaggaatagtaactttggaggtatagtgacgttcaggatttatttatttattttaaaacttctgtcatcaaacatacaaacgaactcttcagctttataatattagtatagatgcacgccaaaacattcacttatatgtaaagaatagtgattggcactaattctttacatatattttattcacgggtcgcgtctgtacaagtaggtaatatttagtgtgtgtttgtacgccgcacgcggcatcgttcgatttgcggcggcatccttttcatagagccggcacgtggcgaggcggcgcggtaaaaagcaaggaaacgtactataaatgaaggaattattttaattccagtcatttccaattgagctgtgcttcgattctaacttaataatt
This sequence is a window from Pararge aegeria chromosome 1, ilParAegt1.1, whole genome shotgun sequence. Protein-coding genes within it:
- the LOC120626953 gene encoding uncharacterized protein LOC120626953, with protein sequence MDNFDTELFIDEIEKRVAIWDMESSDYSNRVIKRRNWEEIVEIFCEPGDSQEKKKALGISLQKKWKGLRDGFVREMKKMKTTPSGSGASSKAKYIYFERLMFLERSTRNKATESNINTTSVTAEEQEFSGDGEDVMRPPLSQVKKKKKLNAADEEFLAIINKNLTSRNQPQTSNQMESDDDKLFCMSLHKELIKIPKENRLQTKIELMKVLQAQQTMYDKPSAVRSAYQPSTQYHYQVGLTQRGQRDYFEETGYNTTESLTSSLSPATYNRGYFTTPRNTLAQNTLPTTPSPASTQDSQESELMELYNN